In the genome of Erinaceus europaeus chromosome 8, mEriEur2.1, whole genome shotgun sequence, one region contains:
- the NXPH1 gene encoding neurexophilin-1, which translates to MQAACWYVLLLLQPTVYLVTCANLTNGGKSELLKAGSSKSTLKHIWTESSKDLSISRLLSQTFRGKENDTDLDLRYDTPEPYSEQDLWDWLRNSTDLQEPRPRAKRRPIVKTGKFKKMFGWGDFHSNIKTVKLNLLITGKIVDHGNGTFSVYFRHNSTGQGNVSVSLVPPTKIVEFDLAQQTVIDAKDSKSFNCRIEYEKVDKATKNTLCNYDPSKTCYQEQTQSHVSWLCSKPFKVICIYISFYSTDYKLVQKVCPDYNYHSDTPYFPSG; encoded by the coding sequence GTCACATGTGCCAATTTAACAAATGGTGGAAAGTCAGAACTTCTGAAAGCAGGAAGCAGCAAATCCACACTAAAACACATATGGACAGAAAGCAGTAAAGACTTGTCGATAAGCCGGCTTCTATCACAGACTTTTCGTGGCAAAGAAAATGACACAGATCTAGATCTGAGATATGATACCCCAGAACCTTATTCTGAGCAAGACCTCTGGGACTGGCTGAGGAACTCCACAGACCTTCAAGAGCCTCGACCCAGGGCCAAGCGAAGGCCCATTGTTAAGACAGGCAAGTTTAAGAAAATGTTTGGATGGGGTGATTTTCATTCCAACATCAAAACGGTGAAGCTAAACCTGTTGATAACTGGGAAAATTGTAGATCATGGCAATGGAACATTTAGTGTTTATTTCAGGCATAATTCCACTGGTCAAGGGAATGTATCTGTCAGCTTGGTGCCCCCTACGAAAATAGTGGAATTTGACTTGGCACAACAAACTGTGATTGATGCCAAAGATTCCAAGTCCTTTAACTGTCGCATTGAATATGAAAAGGTTGATAAGGCTACCAAGAACACACTCTGCAACTATGATCCTTCAAAAACCTGTTACCAGGAGCAGACCCAAAGTCATGTGTCCTGGCTCTGCTCCAAGCCCTTTAAGGTGATCTGTATTtacatttccttttatagtaccgATTATAAACTAGTACAGAAAGTGTGCCCTGACTACAACTACCACAGCGACACACCTTACTTTCCATCCGGATGA